The proteins below are encoded in one region of Loxodonta africana isolate mLoxAfr1 chromosome 5, mLoxAfr1.hap2, whole genome shotgun sequence:
- the LOC100677293 gene encoding UDP-glucuronosyltransferase 2B31-like isoform X1, with protein MVEGNSNLTARIHLTRMSVKWISVLLLIQLSCYFNSGTCGKVLVWPTEYSHWINIKTILDELIQRGHEVTVLTSSASILIDSNKTSAINFEIYPTSVTKDDFEFILIKLMKKLTNDLLKDRFWAYFSLLQENLWEFTDCIQRLCKDVVFNKKLMMKLQESSFDVVLADALGPCGELLAELLKIPFVYSVRFLPGYTFEKYSGGLLTPPSYVPIALSELQDRMTFLERVKNMMYVLYFDFWFQAFNEKKWDQFYSEVLGRHTTLSETMGKAEIWLIRTYWDFEFPRPLLPHFNFVGGLHCKPADPLPKEIEEFVRSSGIHGVVVFTLGSMISNITEERANTIASALAQIPQKVLWRYDGKKPDTLGPNTQLYKWIPQNDLLGHPKTKAFITHGGTNGIYEAIYHGIPMVGIPLFADQPDNIVRMKAKGAAVSLDMNTMTSTDLLNALKTVINDPSYKENAMRLSAIHHDQPVKPLDRAVFWIEFVMRHKGAKHLRPAALSLTWYQYHSLDVIGFLLACVVIVTFLVIKCCLFGYQKFFKTGKKKKTE; from the exons ATGGTGGAAGGAAACAGCAATTTGACAGCGAGAATTCACTTAACCAGGATGTCTGTGAAATGGATTTCAGTTCTTCTGCTGATACAACTGAGTTGTTACTTTAACTCTGGAACTTGTGGGAAAGTGCTGGTGTGGCCAACAGAATATAGTCACTGGATCAATATAAAGACAATACTGGATGAACTTATTCAGAGGGGTCATGAGGTGACTGTTCTAACATCTTCAGCTTCCATTCTTATTGATTCtaacaaaacatctgccattAATTTTGAGATTTATCCTACATCTGTTACTAAAGATGATTTtgagtttatattaataaaattgatGAAGAAATTGACAAATGATCTGCTGAAAGACAGATTTTGGGCTTATTTTTCACTACTACAAGAGAACTTGTGGGAATTTACTGATTGTATTCAAAGGCTCTGTAAAGATGTAGTTTTCAACAAGAAACTTATGATGAAACTTCAAGAATCAAGCTTCGATGTTGTTCTTGCAGATGCCCTTGGTCCTTGTGGTGAACTACTGGCTGAACTACTCAAAATACCCTTTGTGTATAGTGTCCGATTCCTTCCTGGATATACATTTGAAAAATATAGCGGAGGACTTTTAACCCCTCCTTCCTATGTACCTATTGCTCTGTCAGAATTACAAGATCGAATGACATTCTTGGAGAGGGTAAAAAATATGATGTATGTGCTTTATTTTGATTTTTGGTTCCAGGCATTTAATGAGAAGAAGTGGGATCAGTTTTACAGTGAAGTACTAG GAAGGCACACTACATTATCCGAGACAATGGGGAAAGCTGAAATATGGCTCATTCGAACCTATTGGGATTTTGAATTCCCACGCCCACTCTTGCCACATTTCAACTTTGTTGGAGGGCTCCACTGCAAACCTGCCGATCCCTTGCCTAAG GAAATAGAAGAGTTTGTCCGGAGCTCTGGAATACATGGTGTTGTGGTGTTTACTCTTGGGTCAATGATCAGtaacatcacagaagaaagggccaatACAATTGCATCAGCTCTTGCCCAGATTCCACAAAAG GTGCTATGGCGATATGATGGCAAGAAACCAGACACCTTAGGACCCAATACTCAGCTTTATAAGTGGATCCCCCAGAATGACCTTCTTG GTCATCCAAAGACCAAAGCTTTTATAACTCATGGTGGAACCAATGGCATCTATGAGGCTATCTACCACGGGATCCCTATGGTGGGCATTCCCTTGTTTGCGGATCAACCTGATAACATTGTTCGCATGAAGGCCAAGGGGGCAGCAGTGAGTCTGGACATGAACACAATGACAAgtacagatttgctcaatgcttTGAAGACAGTCATCAACGATCCATC ctacaaAGAGAATGCTATGAGGTTATCAGCCATTCATCATGATCAGCCTGTTAAGCCCCTGGATCGAGCCGTCTTCTGGATCGAGTTTGTCATGCGCCACAAAGGAGCCAAACACCTTCGCCCAGCTGCCCTCAGCCTCACCTGGTACCAGTACCACTCTTTGGATGTGATTGGGTTTCTACTGGCTTGTGTGGTAATTGTTACTTTTCTTGTCATAAAATGTTGCTTGTTTGGTTATCAAAAGTTTTTtaaaacaggaaagaagaaaaagaccgAGTAG
- the LOC100677293 gene encoding UDP-glucuronosyltransferase 2B31-like isoform X2, with protein sequence MVEGNSNLTARIHLTRMSVKWISVLLLIQLSCYFNSGTCGKVLVWPTEYSHWINIKTILDELIQRGHEVTVLTSSASILIDSNKTSAINFEIYPTSVTKDDFEFILIKLMKKLTNDLLKDRFWAYFSLLQENLWEFTDCIQRLCKDVVFNKKLMMKLQESSFDVVLADALGPCGELLAELLKIPFVYSVRFLPGYTFEKYSGGLLTPPSYVPIALSELQDRMTFLERVKNMMYVLYFDFWFQAFNEKKWDQFYSEVLGKHTTLSETMGKAEIWLIRTYWDFEFPRPLLPHFNFVGGLHCKPADPLPKEIEEFVRSSGIHGVVVFTLGSMISNITEERANTIASALAQIPQKVLWRYDGKKPDTLGPNTQLYKWIPQNDLLGHPKTKAFITHGGTNGIYEAIYHGIPMVGIPLFADQPDNIVRMKAKGAAVSLDMNTMTSTDLLNALKTVINDPSYKENAMRLSAIHHDQPVKPLDRAVFWIEFVMRHKGAKHLRPAALSLTWYQYHSLDVIGFLLACVVIVTFLVIKCCLFGYQKFFKTGKKKKTE encoded by the exons ATGGTGGAAGGAAACAGCAATTTGACAGCGAGAATTCACTTAACCAGGATGTCTGTGAAATGGATTTCAGTTCTTCTGCTGATACAACTGAGTTGTTACTTTAACTCTGGAACTTGTGGGAAAGTGCTGGTGTGGCCAACAGAATATAGTCACTGGATCAATATAAAGACAATACTGGATGAACTTATTCAGAGGGGTCATGAGGTGACTGTTCTAACATCTTCAGCTTCCATTCTTATTGATTCtaacaaaacatctgccattAATTTTGAGATTTATCCTACATCTGTTACTAAAGATGATTTtgagtttatattaataaaattgatGAAGAAATTGACAAATGATCTGCTGAAAGACAGATTTTGGGCTTATTTTTCACTACTACAAGAGAACTTGTGGGAATTTACTGATTGTATTCAAAGGCTCTGTAAAGATGTAGTTTTCAACAAGAAACTTATGATGAAACTTCAAGAATCAAGCTTCGATGTTGTTCTTGCAGATGCCCTTGGTCCTTGTGGTGAACTACTGGCTGAACTACTCAAAATACCCTTTGTGTATAGTGTCCGATTCCTTCCTGGATATACATTTGAAAAATATAGCGGAGGACTTTTAACCCCTCCTTCCTATGTACCTATTGCTCTGTCAGAATTACAAGATCGAATGACATTCTTGGAGAGGGTAAAAAATATGATGTATGTGCTTTATTTTGATTTTTGGTTCCAGGCATTTAATGAGAAGAAGTGGGATCAGTTTTACAGTGAAGTACTAGGTAA GCACACTACATTATCCGAGACAATGGGGAAAGCTGAAATATGGCTCATTCGAACCTATTGGGATTTTGAATTCCCACGCCCACTCTTGCCACATTTCAACTTTGTTGGAGGGCTCCACTGCAAACCTGCCGATCCCTTGCCTAAG GAAATAGAAGAGTTTGTCCGGAGCTCTGGAATACATGGTGTTGTGGTGTTTACTCTTGGGTCAATGATCAGtaacatcacagaagaaagggccaatACAATTGCATCAGCTCTTGCCCAGATTCCACAAAAG GTGCTATGGCGATATGATGGCAAGAAACCAGACACCTTAGGACCCAATACTCAGCTTTATAAGTGGATCCCCCAGAATGACCTTCTTG GTCATCCAAAGACCAAAGCTTTTATAACTCATGGTGGAACCAATGGCATCTATGAGGCTATCTACCACGGGATCCCTATGGTGGGCATTCCCTTGTTTGCGGATCAACCTGATAACATTGTTCGCATGAAGGCCAAGGGGGCAGCAGTGAGTCTGGACATGAACACAATGACAAgtacagatttgctcaatgcttTGAAGACAGTCATCAACGATCCATC ctacaaAGAGAATGCTATGAGGTTATCAGCCATTCATCATGATCAGCCTGTTAAGCCCCTGGATCGAGCCGTCTTCTGGATCGAGTTTGTCATGCGCCACAAAGGAGCCAAACACCTTCGCCCAGCTGCCCTCAGCCTCACCTGGTACCAGTACCACTCTTTGGATGTGATTGGGTTTCTACTGGCTTGTGTGGTAATTGTTACTTTTCTTGTCATAAAATGTTGCTTGTTTGGTTATCAAAAGTTTTTtaaaacaggaaagaagaaaaagaccgAGTAG
- the LOC100677293 gene encoding UDP-glucuronosyltransferase 2B17-like isoform X4: protein MVEGNSNLTARIHLTRMSVKWISVLLLIQLSCYFNSGTCGKVLVWPTEYSHWINIKTILDELIQRGHEVTVLTSSASILIDSNKTSAINFEIYPTSVTKDDFEFILIKLMKKLTNDLLKDRFWAYFSLLQENLWEFTDCIQRLCKDVVFNKKLMMKLQESSFDVVLADALGPCGRHTTLSETMGKAEIWLIRTYWDFEFPRPLLPHFNFVGGLHCKPADPLPKEIEEFVRSSGIHGVVVFTLGSMISNITEERANTIASALAQIPQKVLWRYDGKKPDTLGPNTQLYKWIPQNDLLGHPKTKAFITHGGTNGIYEAIYHGIPMVGIPLFADQPDNIVRMKAKGAAVSLDMNTMTSTDLLNALKTVINDPSYKENAMRLSAIHHDQPVKPLDRAVFWIEFVMRHKGAKHLRPAALSLTWYQYHSLDVIGFLLACVVIVTFLVIKCCLFGYQKFFKTGKKKKTE from the exons ATGGTGGAAGGAAACAGCAATTTGACAGCGAGAATTCACTTAACCAGGATGTCTGTGAAATGGATTTCAGTTCTTCTGCTGATACAACTGAGTTGTTACTTTAACTCTGGAACTTGTGGGAAAGTGCTGGTGTGGCCAACAGAATATAGTCACTGGATCAATATAAAGACAATACTGGATGAACTTATTCAGAGGGGTCATGAGGTGACTGTTCTAACATCTTCAGCTTCCATTCTTATTGATTCtaacaaaacatctgccattAATTTTGAGATTTATCCTACATCTGTTACTAAAGATGATTTtgagtttatattaataaaattgatGAAGAAATTGACAAATGATCTGCTGAAAGACAGATTTTGGGCTTATTTTTCACTACTACAAGAGAACTTGTGGGAATTTACTGATTGTATTCAAAGGCTCTGTAAAGATGTAGTTTTCAACAAGAAACTTATGATGAAACTTCAAGAATCAAGCTTCGATGTTGTTCTTGCAGATGCCCTTGGTCCTTGTG GAAGGCACACTACATTATCCGAGACAATGGGGAAAGCTGAAATATGGCTCATTCGAACCTATTGGGATTTTGAATTCCCACGCCCACTCTTGCCACATTTCAACTTTGTTGGAGGGCTCCACTGCAAACCTGCCGATCCCTTGCCTAAG GAAATAGAAGAGTTTGTCCGGAGCTCTGGAATACATGGTGTTGTGGTGTTTACTCTTGGGTCAATGATCAGtaacatcacagaagaaagggccaatACAATTGCATCAGCTCTTGCCCAGATTCCACAAAAG GTGCTATGGCGATATGATGGCAAGAAACCAGACACCTTAGGACCCAATACTCAGCTTTATAAGTGGATCCCCCAGAATGACCTTCTTG GTCATCCAAAGACCAAAGCTTTTATAACTCATGGTGGAACCAATGGCATCTATGAGGCTATCTACCACGGGATCCCTATGGTGGGCATTCCCTTGTTTGCGGATCAACCTGATAACATTGTTCGCATGAAGGCCAAGGGGGCAGCAGTGAGTCTGGACATGAACACAATGACAAgtacagatttgctcaatgcttTGAAGACAGTCATCAACGATCCATC ctacaaAGAGAATGCTATGAGGTTATCAGCCATTCATCATGATCAGCCTGTTAAGCCCCTGGATCGAGCCGTCTTCTGGATCGAGTTTGTCATGCGCCACAAAGGAGCCAAACACCTTCGCCCAGCTGCCCTCAGCCTCACCTGGTACCAGTACCACTCTTTGGATGTGATTGGGTTTCTACTGGCTTGTGTGGTAATTGTTACTTTTCTTGTCATAAAATGTTGCTTGTTTGGTTATCAAAAGTTTTTtaaaacaggaaagaagaaaaagaccgAGTAG
- the LOC100677293 gene encoding UDP-glucuronosyltransferase 2B31-like isoform X3 yields the protein MVEGNSNLTARIHLTRMSVKWISVLLLIQLSCYFNSGTCGKVLVWPTEYSHWINIKTILDELIQRGHEVTVLTSSASILIDSNKTSAINFEIYPTSVTKDDFEFILIKLMKKLTNDLLKDRFWAYFSLLQENLWEFTDCIQRLCKDVVFNKKLMMKLQESSFDVVLADALGPCGELLAELLKIPFVYSVRFLPGYTFEKYSGGLLTPPSYVPIALSELQDRMTFLERVKNMMYVLYFDFWFQAFNEKKWDQFYSEVLGRHTTLSETMGKAEIWLIRTYWDFEFPRPLLPHFNFVGGLHCKPADPLPKVLWRYDGKKPDTLGPNTQLYKWIPQNDLLGHPKTKAFITHGGTNGIYEAIYHGIPMVGIPLFADQPDNIVRMKAKGAAVSLDMNTMTSTDLLNALKTVINDPSYKENAMRLSAIHHDQPVKPLDRAVFWIEFVMRHKGAKHLRPAALSLTWYQYHSLDVIGFLLACVVIVTFLVIKCCLFGYQKFFKTGKKKKTE from the exons ATGGTGGAAGGAAACAGCAATTTGACAGCGAGAATTCACTTAACCAGGATGTCTGTGAAATGGATTTCAGTTCTTCTGCTGATACAACTGAGTTGTTACTTTAACTCTGGAACTTGTGGGAAAGTGCTGGTGTGGCCAACAGAATATAGTCACTGGATCAATATAAAGACAATACTGGATGAACTTATTCAGAGGGGTCATGAGGTGACTGTTCTAACATCTTCAGCTTCCATTCTTATTGATTCtaacaaaacatctgccattAATTTTGAGATTTATCCTACATCTGTTACTAAAGATGATTTtgagtttatattaataaaattgatGAAGAAATTGACAAATGATCTGCTGAAAGACAGATTTTGGGCTTATTTTTCACTACTACAAGAGAACTTGTGGGAATTTACTGATTGTATTCAAAGGCTCTGTAAAGATGTAGTTTTCAACAAGAAACTTATGATGAAACTTCAAGAATCAAGCTTCGATGTTGTTCTTGCAGATGCCCTTGGTCCTTGTGGTGAACTACTGGCTGAACTACTCAAAATACCCTTTGTGTATAGTGTCCGATTCCTTCCTGGATATACATTTGAAAAATATAGCGGAGGACTTTTAACCCCTCCTTCCTATGTACCTATTGCTCTGTCAGAATTACAAGATCGAATGACATTCTTGGAGAGGGTAAAAAATATGATGTATGTGCTTTATTTTGATTTTTGGTTCCAGGCATTTAATGAGAAGAAGTGGGATCAGTTTTACAGTGAAGTACTAG GAAGGCACACTACATTATCCGAGACAATGGGGAAAGCTGAAATATGGCTCATTCGAACCTATTGGGATTTTGAATTCCCACGCCCACTCTTGCCACATTTCAACTTTGTTGGAGGGCTCCACTGCAAACCTGCCGATCCCTTGCCTAAG GTGCTATGGCGATATGATGGCAAGAAACCAGACACCTTAGGACCCAATACTCAGCTTTATAAGTGGATCCCCCAGAATGACCTTCTTG GTCATCCAAAGACCAAAGCTTTTATAACTCATGGTGGAACCAATGGCATCTATGAGGCTATCTACCACGGGATCCCTATGGTGGGCATTCCCTTGTTTGCGGATCAACCTGATAACATTGTTCGCATGAAGGCCAAGGGGGCAGCAGTGAGTCTGGACATGAACACAATGACAAgtacagatttgctcaatgcttTGAAGACAGTCATCAACGATCCATC ctacaaAGAGAATGCTATGAGGTTATCAGCCATTCATCATGATCAGCCTGTTAAGCCCCTGGATCGAGCCGTCTTCTGGATCGAGTTTGTCATGCGCCACAAAGGAGCCAAACACCTTCGCCCAGCTGCCCTCAGCCTCACCTGGTACCAGTACCACTCTTTGGATGTGATTGGGTTTCTACTGGCTTGTGTGGTAATTGTTACTTTTCTTGTCATAAAATGTTGCTTGTTTGGTTATCAAAAGTTTTTtaaaacaggaaagaagaaaaagaccgAGTAG